A single uncultured Acetobacterium sp. DNA region contains:
- a CDS encoding proline iminopeptidase-family hydrolase codes for MREDYINYQGKKIWYSVYGEASQQTPLLVVHGGPGFLSIPDTIADFSDGRPVYFYDQLGSGKSEKANDHDDYSLAYFVSELDAVIQGLQLSEVILLGLSWGCGLIAAYMLDKRPQFVKALILSAPYLSTPLWEECAMENISNLPEVIQKIIVEAEKNQEFGEAYEKAAEVYYGNYLCRLDPWPDSVMDSFGKLNMDVYLTMWGPSEFSVNGKLKRFDLMPRLHEIPVPVLLTCGDNDEAGVKMVKDFQMEFPQGSMAVIPSSAHLHHIEQPVIYKTIVGEFLNDK; via the coding sequence AGAAGATTATATTAACTATCAGGGCAAGAAAATCTGGTATTCGGTTTATGGAGAAGCGTCGCAGCAAACACCCCTGCTGGTGGTTCACGGCGGACCTGGTTTTTTGAGCATCCCGGATACCATTGCCGACTTCAGCGACGGGCGACCGGTTTATTTTTATGATCAACTGGGTAGCGGAAAATCTGAAAAAGCGAATGATCATGACGATTATTCCCTGGCATACTTTGTTTCCGAGCTGGATGCCGTCATTCAGGGTTTACAGCTTAGCGAAGTGATTTTGCTGGGACTTTCCTGGGGCTGTGGTCTGATTGCTGCCTATATGTTGGACAAGCGGCCGCAGTTTGTCAAAGCGTTGATCCTTTCGGCTCCCTATTTGAGCACCCCGCTGTGGGAAGAATGTGCCATGGAAAACATCTCGAATCTGCCGGAAGTCATTCAAAAGATCATCGTTGAAGCTGAAAAAAATCAGGAATTTGGTGAAGCCTATGAGAAGGCTGCCGAGGTCTATTATGGAAATTACCTCTGTCGTCTGGATCCCTGGCCGGATAGCGTGATGGATTCTTTCGGTAAATTGAATATGGATGTCTATTTAACCATGTGGGGACCCAGCGAATTCAGCGTCAACGGCAAACTAAAGCGTTTTGACCTGATGCCCCGACTCCATGAAATCCCCGTGCCGGTGCTGCTGACCTGTGGGGACAATGATGAAGCCGGCGTTAAAATGGTGAAAGATTTTCAAATGGAATTTCCCCAGGGATCAATGGCGGTGATTCCCAGCTCTGCACATTTGCATCATATTGAACAGCCCGTTATTTATAAAACCATTGTCGGTGAGTTTTTAAACGATAAGTAG
- a CDS encoding NAD(P)/FAD-dependent oxidoreductase produces MMKEYDVIIIGAGVIGSFVARHLMEKKLALAVLEKEDDVCCGVSKAHSAIVHCGYSGKPGALKSKMTVVANENFHNVCDELDVPFRRCGSIIAARSAAGVEKLREKLRCGYENGVKEMYLLNREETMAREPNVKDDIIASVYTPATGTANPWEYCSAAMENAMDNGAELFLNHTVLSIVEQDGVFIIKTNNGNFRCQQLINCAGLYADEINNMIEEPFFRISPRKGEYIVLDKKLDGFVNGFIFQARGEDEPKGVFVSPTIHGNIMVGPSAEDVDDKEDRANTIQGLSFIQEVSQNSVRPLPFDKMITCFAGLRPRPSWLRKNAQGEIEAYEDKTKDFIIRPGKRHPHFLNVAGIKSPGFTCADEIGKYVAGLVFGAGDFNVNEDYNPRRRRRLRFTDLNHQQRNQEIQKDPALGKIVCKCNLVTESEIRDVILRNAGARTVDGVKRRTAASMGKCHGSHCRDRIQDILNEVLQHEAL; encoded by the coding sequence ATGATGAAAGAATACGATGTAATTATCATCGGCGCTGGGGTGATCGGTAGTTTTGTCGCCCGGCATCTCATGGAGAAAAAACTGGCGCTGGCGGTGTTGGAAAAGGAAGATGACGTCTGCTGTGGGGTCAGCAAAGCTCATTCAGCCATTGTGCATTGTGGTTACAGCGGTAAACCAGGAGCTTTAAAGTCAAAAATGACCGTCGTTGCCAACGAGAATTTTCATAATGTTTGCGACGAGCTGGATGTGCCCTTTCGTCGCTGTGGCTCCATAATCGCTGCTCGGAGTGCGGCAGGGGTTGAAAAGCTTCGAGAAAAGCTTCGATGTGGGTATGAAAACGGCGTGAAAGAAATGTACTTGTTGAACCGGGAAGAAACCATGGCCCGGGAACCCAATGTAAAAGACGATATTATTGCCTCGGTGTACACACCGGCTACCGGAACGGCAAACCCCTGGGAGTACTGTAGTGCCGCGATGGAAAACGCCATGGATAATGGGGCTGAACTTTTTTTAAATCACACCGTACTGTCCATTGTAGAGCAGGATGGTGTTTTTATTATTAAGACGAATAATGGTAATTTTCGCTGTCAGCAGCTGATCAATTGCGCAGGTTTGTATGCCGACGAAATCAACAACATGATCGAGGAACCATTTTTTCGGATCAGTCCCCGTAAGGGCGAGTATATTGTCTTAGACAAGAAACTGGATGGTTTTGTCAATGGTTTTATTTTTCAGGCTCGGGGTGAAGATGAACCAAAGGGGGTATTTGTTTCGCCTACCATTCATGGCAATATTATGGTGGGCCCATCGGCGGAAGATGTGGATGATAAAGAGGATCGTGCCAACACCATCCAGGGTCTGTCGTTTATTCAGGAGGTCTCTCAAAACTCGGTGAGACCGCTTCCCTTTGATAAAATGATCACCTGTTTTGCCGGTTTAAGACCCCGTCCGAGTTGGCTACGTAAAAATGCACAGGGCGAAATTGAGGCTTATGAGGATAAAACCAAAGATTTCATTATCCGGCCTGGGAAAAGGCACCCGCATTTTCTCAATGTGGCTGGCATCAAATCCCCAGGTTTTACCTGTGCCGATGAAATCGGAAAATATGTGGCTGGTCTTGTTTTTGGCGCCGGGGATTTTAATGTCAATGAAGACTACAACCCCCGGCGGCGAAGACGTCTTCGGTTTACCGATTTGAATCATCAGCAGCGCAACCAAGAAATTCAGAAGGATCCGGCTTTGGGGAAAATTGTTTGTAAATGCAACCTGGTGACCGAAAGTGAAATCCGAGATGTAATTTTGCGAAATGCTGGGGCTCGAACTGTGGATGGGGTCAAAAGAAGAACCGCTGCGTCCATGGGTAAATGCCATGGCAGCCATTGTCGGGATCGAATTCAGGACATATTAAATGAGGTACTCCAACATGAAGCATTATAA
- a CDS encoding FAD/NAD(P)-binding oxidoreductase encodes MKHYKAVIIGGGIAGICAALELVQNSVTPVLLIERETNLGGILNQCIHTGFGLKYLGENRTGPEYLKYFTEKIGSAIDVMVDTEVIEISSDKVAILVNRQGLHQVGADAVIFATGCIERHLGQVLVNGNRVAGIYTAGTAQRIINLKGGSVGKRIVILGSGNVGLIMARRFTLTGVTVVAVVEKESRVAGLECNQIDCIDAYQIPLLLNHTVTTVFGNKTVTAVGICPVRAGQVIYAEETIYECDSLVTSMGLIPDVSLAQGQGLPDGAGFFYLGNCHYVHDLADNISIEAERLAQCVSHYLVTGEHRSFATEQSTSEKKPERERGNEMICTVCPEGCHIRIENGEPVGNRCDQALLNKCWETVI; translated from the coding sequence ATGAAGCATTATAAGGCTGTCATCATCGGTGGCGGTATCGCGGGGATCTGCGCTGCCCTAGAACTGGTTCAAAACAGCGTAACACCGGTTCTGTTAATCGAGCGTGAAACCAATTTAGGAGGGATTTTGAACCAGTGTATCCATACCGGGTTCGGACTCAAATATCTGGGGGAAAATCGCACCGGTCCTGAATATCTAAAATATTTCACCGAAAAAATCGGGTCCGCTATTGATGTCATGGTGGACACCGAGGTGATTGAGATCTCCTCGGATAAGGTGGCCATCCTGGTCAACCGCCAAGGCCTCCATCAGGTTGGTGCCGATGCAGTTATTTTCGCCACCGGCTGCATTGAGCGGCATCTGGGCCAGGTGCTGGTCAACGGCAATCGGGTGGCCGGTATTTATACGGCTGGAACCGCCCAGCGGATCATTAATTTAAAAGGCGGGTCGGTGGGCAAACGAATTGTAATTCTCGGTTCAGGCAATGTCGGTCTGATCATGGCCCGGCGCTTTACCCTGACTGGGGTCACTGTGGTGGCAGTGGTGGAAAAAGAGTCCCGGGTTGCTGGACTGGAATGCAATCAGATCGACTGCATCGATGCCTATCAGATTCCGCTGTTATTAAACCATACCGTGACCACGGTCTTTGGAAACAAGACGGTTACTGCCGTCGGCATCTGTCCGGTTCGGGCGGGACAGGTTATCTATGCCGAGGAAACGATCTACGAATGTGATTCCCTGGTAACCTCGATGGGACTGATTCCCGACGTATCCCTGGCCCAAGGGCAGGGGCTGCCGGACGGGGCGGGCTTTTTTTATCTGGGTAATTGCCATTATGTTCATGATCTGGCTGACAATATCAGCATTGAGGCCGAACGACTGGCGCAGTGCGTTAGCCACTATCTGGTCACTGGTGAGCACCGGAGCTTTGCAACGGAACAGTCAACATCCGAAAAGAAACCCGAAAGGGAACGGGGCAATGAAATGATCTGCACGGTCTGCCCCGAAGGCTGCCATATCCGGATTGAAAATGGCGAGCCGGTTGGCAACCGTTGTGATCAAGCTTTACTGAATAAATGCTGGGAAACGGTTATTTAG
- a CDS encoding Ig-like domain-containing protein — protein sequence MKEKVFGIIGVALMILVGVAFPGNALAVAEEGSGGGADQPLTIVAATIADGQKGVPQNQEITFEFSKNVVNLTVQENNQKCFAVTDQSGQPVRFTVVMADDQIEREKRNFIGITINDGLQAGETYTIAISKNLMAKNGQSLDQDYTYGFSVAGAVKAETTTTDTASQTTSSGMNSGMVVLLAALGILVVLAVIFVFWKKKNGGNSDSDR from the coding sequence ATGAAAGAAAAAGTATTTGGAATAATTGGAGTGGCATTAATGATATTGGTCGGGGTCGCCTTTCCGGGCAATGCCCTGGCAGTCGCAGAAGAAGGTTCGGGCGGAGGCGCAGATCAACCGCTGACGATCGTCGCTGCCACCATTGCGGATGGCCAGAAGGGCGTGCCCCAAAATCAAGAAATTACCTTTGAATTCAGTAAAAATGTGGTTAATCTGACGGTTCAGGAAAACAATCAAAAATGTTTTGCAGTTACCGATCAGAGTGGACAACCGGTGCGTTTTACGGTGGTGATGGCGGATGACCAGATCGAACGGGAGAAACGCAACTTTATTGGGATAACGATCAATGATGGCTTGCAGGCTGGCGAAACCTATACCATTGCCATTAGTAAGAATCTGATGGCGAAAAATGGACAAAGTCTGGATCAGGACTATACCTATGGCTTTTCCGTGGCGGGAGCAGTGAAAGCAGAAACGACTACGACAGATACAGCGTCTCAAACCACCAGTTCCGGTATGAATTCGGGAATGGTCGTGCTGCTGGCAGCGCTGGGGATTCTGGTGGTGCTGGCGGTTATATTCGTCTTCTGGAAAAAAAAGAATGGCGGCAACAGTGACAGCGACCGTTAA
- a CDS encoding iron ABC transporter permease encodes MAATVTATVKQNRPNQPAKQRDQRKKVLIYTACILAPFLIFLISLFIGKYDLTLGQVLAILKAGYGNAADAKATVIWEVRMPRALVAILVGGALAVSGGALQGVFRNPLVDSGILGVSAGAGFGACLAIILFQNTGAIYLLAFAFGLLAVFLSTFTGRIYQNSTNISIVLGGVIISSIFTALIAFTKYLADPYRELPAITFWLMGSLATVDYQDLFFCLGPIAVGVIGIMLMRWKINVISIGDKEAQSLGVNVDGYRFLVIIFTALATAGAVCVSGTIGWIGLIIPHIARMLMGNDNRKILPICFSLGACFLLIVDDLARLLTGGEMPIGILTSLIGGPFYIYLLKKTNGGNWTK; translated from the coding sequence ATGGCGGCAACAGTGACAGCGACCGTTAAACAGAATAGGCCGAATCAGCCCGCTAAACAACGTGATCAGCGAAAAAAAGTGCTGATCTATACAGCGTGTATCCTGGCTCCGTTTTTGATATTTTTGATTTCTCTTTTTATTGGAAAATATGATCTAACGCTGGGACAGGTTTTAGCTATCCTGAAGGCTGGTTATGGCAATGCGGCTGATGCAAAAGCCACGGTTATCTGGGAGGTTCGGATGCCCAGAGCACTTGTTGCGATTTTGGTTGGCGGCGCCCTGGCGGTTAGCGGCGGCGCTTTGCAAGGGGTTTTTCGCAACCCGCTGGTTGATTCGGGGATTCTGGGAGTCAGTGCCGGGGCGGGATTCGGAGCCTGTCTGGCCATTATTCTATTTCAAAATACCGGTGCCATTTACCTTTTGGCCTTTGCTTTCGGCCTGCTGGCGGTTTTCTTGAGTACTTTTACCGGACGGATTTATCAGAATTCCACAAATATCTCGATCGTCCTTGGCGGGGTGATTATCTCATCCATTTTTACCGCGTTGATTGCTTTTACCAAGTATCTGGCCGATCCCTACCGGGAACTTCCGGCGATCACGTTCTGGCTGATGGGGAGTCTGGCGACGGTGGATTATCAGGATCTGTTTTTTTGTCTGGGACCGATTGCGGTGGGGGTGATCGGAATCATGCTGATGCGCTGGAAAATCAATGTGATTTCAATCGGCGATAAGGAGGCCCAGTCGCTGGGGGTCAATGTTGATGGCTACCGTTTTCTGGTGATTATTTTTACTGCGCTGGCAACGGCGGGGGCGGTCTGTGTCAGTGGAACGATCGGCTGGATTGGGTTGATCATCCCTCATATTGCCAGGATGCTGATGGGGAACGATAACCGAAAAATCCTGCCGATCTGTTTTTCATTGGGAGCCTGCTTTCTGCTGATTGTGGATGATCTGGCCCGGCTGCTTACCGGCGGAGAAATGCCGATCGGTATCTTGACTTCCCTGATTGGGGGGCCCTTTTACATTTATCTGCTTAAAAAAACGAATGGAGGCAACTGGACGAAATGA
- a CDS encoding ABC transporter ATP-binding protein, translating to MKLLEVCDLHFAYPEKKILNGIELEVRAGEIICLFGPNGCGKTTLLECLLGLIPPQSGRISLKNQDIRTMKAREISRHIAFVPQFQESSFGYTVLEMILMGRTPRTSIFGEPDKLDLEVAEAALADVGLSTLRDRNYNSLSGGEAQLVKLARAIAQDTSILVLDEPTAHLDFRNELKVLKQISCLANQKDRCIIMATHFPNHAYLLENEGNAVQVAMMRQGKIAAFGSTNVVLDAPHMQNIFGIESLVSENVLPNGNTVKYMMPINLLEGSW from the coding sequence ATGAAACTGCTGGAAGTTTGCGATCTGCATTTTGCCTATCCCGAAAAGAAGATTTTGAATGGCATTGAACTCGAGGTGAGGGCTGGGGAAATCATCTGTCTCTTTGGCCCTAATGGCTGCGGCAAAACCACCCTGCTGGAATGTCTGCTGGGGCTGATCCCTCCCCAAAGCGGGCGTATCAGCCTAAAAAATCAGGATATCCGCACCATGAAGGCCCGGGAGATTTCCCGTCACATTGCCTTTGTACCCCAGTTCCAGGAAAGCTCCTTTGGCTATACGGTGCTGGAGATGATCTTGATGGGTCGGACCCCACGGACATCGATTTTCGGAGAGCCAGATAAACTCGATCTGGAAGTAGCGGAAGCAGCTTTGGCGGATGTGGGGTTGTCCACCCTCCGGGACCGGAATTACAATAGTCTTTCCGGCGGCGAAGCCCAGCTGGTCAAACTGGCCCGAGCCATTGCTCAGGATACCAGCATCCTGGTATTGGACGAACCCACTGCCCACCTGGATTTTCGCAATGAGCTGAAGGTCTTAAAACAGATCAGCTGTCTGGCCAATCAGAAGGATCGCTGCATTATCATGGCTACTCATTTCCCCAACCACGCCTATCTGCTGGAAAACGAAGGTAACGCCGTTCAGGTGGCGATGATGCGCCAGGGAAAGATCGCAGCCTTTGGTTCGACCAATGTGGTACTGGACGCTCCCCATATGCAGAATATCTTCGGGATTGAAAGCTTAGTTTCTGAAAATGTGCTGCCCAACGGTAACACGGTAAAATATATGATGCCGATTAATCTGCTGGAAGGGAGCTGGTGA
- a CDS encoding ABC transporter substrate-binding protein — MEKKRQKLIPIGWLLLAVMLLLSACSAAGNQSAPAVQADQNQRLVTDSLGRTVAVPKEIDQVAAVFSPAVHIICMLGDSDKIQSVSEGNMRDRLLLNLYPTMVDARTPKGGGAFNIEELYQEPLPDIIFCDPATVNDGKTMKQLEKFNVPVVAIDFQTIEDQKTAITLIGTIMGREEKAAQYCAYLDETQKLITDRIEAAGKSDSITLYHAVNELLRGDTEASLSADIIKRMGITQLGVKAMPGLNDAKNYISLETLFADDPQYIIVNGADVYDYIMKNERLHVLKAYQNNHVYNLPVGISRWGQPYSLETPLFMLWLGKTIYPELFGDLELKQEMKSYYQTFFDADLSDDVLNQILEGRDLRELEPVNTTE, encoded by the coding sequence GTGGAGAAAAAACGACAAAAGCTGATCCCAATCGGCTGGCTATTACTGGCGGTAATGCTGTTATTAAGTGCCTGCAGCGCGGCCGGAAACCAATCAGCCCCAGCGGTTCAGGCCGATCAAAACCAGCGGCTTGTCACCGATTCTCTGGGCCGAACTGTGGCAGTACCCAAGGAGATTGACCAAGTGGCCGCAGTTTTTTCTCCGGCTGTCCACATTATCTGTATGCTGGGGGATAGTGATAAAATTCAGTCAGTTTCGGAAGGTAATATGCGGGATCGCCTGCTGTTAAATCTCTATCCCACCATGGTAGATGCCCGTACCCCCAAGGGTGGCGGTGCTTTTAATATCGAAGAACTCTATCAGGAGCCATTGCCGGACATTATTTTCTGTGACCCAGCTACCGTGAATGACGGAAAAACTATGAAGCAACTGGAAAAGTTTAATGTGCCGGTGGTGGCTATTGACTTTCAAACCATTGAAGACCAGAAAACAGCGATTACGCTGATCGGGACGATCATGGGTCGGGAAGAAAAAGCGGCTCAATACTGTGCTTATCTGGATGAAACCCAAAAACTGATCACCGATCGGATTGAGGCGGCCGGAAAAAGCGACTCGATCACGTTGTATCACGCCGTTAATGAGTTGCTTCGGGGCGATACTGAAGCATCGCTGAGCGCCGATATCATCAAGCGGATGGGGATCACTCAGTTGGGGGTAAAGGCAATGCCGGGACTCAATGATGCTAAAAACTATATCAGTCTGGAAACTTTGTTTGCCGATGATCCCCAGTATATCATTGTCAACGGCGCTGATGTTTATGACTATATTATGAAAAATGAACGGTTGCATGTGCTTAAAGCATATCAGAATAACCATGTCTATAATCTACCGGTGGGAATTTCCCGCTGGGGACAGCCCTATTCGCTGGAGACGCCCTTGTTTATGCTTTGGCTGGGAAAAACCATATATCCCGAGCTGTTTGGCGATCTTGAATTGAAGCAGGAAATGAAAAGCTATTATCAGACCTTTTTTGATGCTGATTTAAGCGATGATGTCTTAAATCAGATTCTGGAAGGCCGTGATCTGCGGGAACTGGAGCCTGTTAACACAACCGAGTAA
- a CDS encoding glycerol-3-phosphate responsive antiterminator, translating to MSWTDFSEFQIIPSIRRLGDLEIALNSEAQVILLTEAHIANLQDLVKLVHAKDKKALINMELLGGFGKDHVGMKLLKNYYHVDGVMSTDSGKLGMAKQCGLVTFQRFFLHDSRSFETALKIIECSRVDGVELLPAIMALDCYQKLTAVAKIPLLAGGFIRDREMMEKVKACGFKGLTVSDKSLW from the coding sequence ATGAGTTGGACTGATTTTTCAGAATTTCAAATTATTCCTTCCATCCGCAGGCTGGGTGACCTGGAAATCGCCCTTAACAGCGAGGCTCAGGTGATTTTGCTTACCGAAGCCCACATTGCCAATCTGCAGGATCTGGTCAAGCTGGTTCATGCCAAAGATAAAAAGGCACTGATTAATATGGAGTTGCTGGGTGGTTTTGGAAAAGACCACGTGGGAATGAAACTGCTAAAAAATTATTACCATGTGGATGGGGTGATGTCAACTGACAGCGGCAAGCTGGGGATGGCAAAACAATGCGGTCTGGTAACCTTTCAGCGATTTTTTCTGCATGATTCGCGATCATTTGAGACGGCATTGAAAATTATTGAGTGTTCCCGGGTTGACGGTGTCGAGCTGTTACCGGCAATTATGGCCTTGGATTGTTATCAAAAACTGACGGCGGTGGCAAAAATCCCGTTATTGGCGGGTGGCTTTATCCGGGACCGTGAAATGATGGAAAAAGTCAAGGCCTGCGGTTTTAAAGGCTTGACGGTTAGCGACAAGTCGCTGTGGTAG
- a CDS encoding FGGY-family carbohydrate kinase: MGKYLLGLDNGGTMIKAALYDLKGNEIAISSSKTAMYQPAPGFTERNIEEMWQANVKAIKGVIEKAGIQGSEIIGLSATGHGNGMYLVKADGSQTYNGMISTDVRGKEYVIKWLSDGTFEKILPKTMQSVWAGQPTTLLKWFMEYRPDVLAETRWIFMCKDYIRFRLTGEAYGEIADMSGSSLMNVRDVKYDRELLADMGLESIYDKLPPLRYSGEVCGTITKEVAALTGLAEGTPVAGGCMDIHASAMAVGITDEDKMCVVAGTWSINEYISKKPVVDKDLFMTSIYTIPGYWMILEGSPTSASNLEWFLTEILRDIDLKDQDVYEYSNNCVNCVADEDCGVVFLPFLYASNVNINAKACFVGLSSYHNRDNMLRAVYEGIVFSHKYHIEKLLKYREAPKSIRIAGGVAKSRVWVQMFADILQVPIEVTECTELGALGAAICAGVATGAYESFKAASDVMVEIAFTAIPNPEKKDLYEKKYNRYLKVINALDGIWDAY; the protein is encoded by the coding sequence ATGGGAAAATATTTACTGGGTCTGGACAATGGCGGCACCATGATTAAGGCGGCGTTGTATGATTTGAAGGGAAATGAGATCGCCATTTCCAGTTCCAAAACAGCCATGTATCAGCCGGCCCCCGGGTTTACCGAGCGCAATATCGAAGAAATGTGGCAGGCCAATGTCAAAGCCATCAAAGGGGTCATCGAAAAAGCGGGTATCCAGGGAAGTGAGATCATCGGGCTGTCAGCCACTGGTCATGGTAATGGGATGTATCTGGTCAAAGCCGATGGCAGTCAAACCTACAATGGGATGATCTCAACCGATGTACGCGGGAAAGAATATGTGATCAAGTGGCTGAGTGATGGGACGTTTGAAAAAATCCTGCCGAAAACCATGCAAAGTGTCTGGGCGGGACAGCCGACCACGCTGCTGAAATGGTTTATGGAATATCGGCCGGACGTATTAGCAGAAACCCGGTGGATTTTTATGTGCAAGGATTATATCCGCTTTCGCTTAACTGGCGAAGCTTATGGGGAAATCGCCGATATGTCCGGCTCCAGCCTGATGAATGTCCGAGATGTGAAATACGACCGGGAGTTGCTCGCAGACATGGGCTTGGAAAGCATCTATGATAAATTGCCGCCGCTGCGTTATTCCGGAGAAGTCTGTGGCACCATCACCAAAGAAGTGGCAGCACTCACCGGTTTGGCCGAGGGGACCCCGGTGGCCGGTGGTTGTATGGATATTCACGCCTCGGCGATGGCAGTGGGGATTACCGATGAGGATAAAATGTGTGTTGTGGCCGGTACCTGGAGCATCAACGAATACATCAGCAAGAAACCAGTGGTTGATAAGGATCTGTTTATGACCTCCATTTATACCATCCCCGGTTATTGGATGATCCTGGAAGGCAGCCCGACCTCCGCCAGTAATCTGGAATGGTTTCTAACCGAAATTCTTCGGGATATTGACCTGAAAGATCAGGATGTTTATGAATATTCCAACAATTGTGTCAACTGTGTGGCTGACGAAGACTGCGGCGTGGTGTTCTTGCCGTTTCTTTATGCCAGCAATGTCAACATCAATGCCAAGGCCTGTTTTGTGGGACTATCGAGCTACCACAACCGCGACAATATGCTGCGAGCCGTTTATGAAGGAATTGTTTTCAGTCACAAGTATCATATTGAAAAGCTGCTGAAATATCGGGAAGCGCCCAAGAGTATCCGAATTGCCGGTGGCGTGGCTAAGTCTCGGGTCTGGGTGCAGATGTTTGCAGACATTCTCCAGGTACCCATTGAGGTGACCGAATGTACCGAGCTGGGGGCTCTGGGTGCCGCCATCTGTGCCGGGGTTGCTACGGGTGCCTACGAAAGCTTCAAAGCGGCCTCGGACGTGATGGTCGAAATCGCCTTCACTGCGATTCCCAATCCGGAAAAGAAAGACCTGTACGAAAAGAAGTACAACCGCTATCTGAAAGTCATCAATGCCTTGGATGGGATCTGGGATGCGTATTAG
- a CDS encoding SDR family oxidoreductase: MDLKLTGKNAIITGGSRGVGRAIALGLAAEGVNVVVTARSQSAELKAVVEEARALGVKAFPLNANMENADDVLVMMKEAEALLGDLDILINNAGIWLTGWIEDIPLEDWEQTMDVNLTGPFLTSQYFAKINLAKKRPGRIINVNSQAAFNGSTTGHAHYAASKAGMVALTISMARELSSKGITVNGIALGVVNTDMIRDNIEANPGYYESRIPIGRVAQPEDVANIVVFMASEPASYLTGTTIDATGGMLMR, from the coding sequence ATGGATTTGAAACTAACCGGAAAAAACGCCATTATCACCGGGGGTTCCCGGGGGGTAGGGCGGGCGATTGCTCTGGGGTTGGCGGCGGAAGGGGTCAATGTGGTCGTCACCGCCCGAAGCCAGTCGGCCGAGCTGAAGGCAGTGGTTGAGGAAGCCCGGGCGCTGGGGGTCAAAGCGTTTCCCCTGAATGCCAATATGGAAAACGCCGATGATGTGCTGGTAATGATGAAAGAAGCCGAAGCCCTGTTGGGGGATCTGGATATTCTGATCAACAACGCCGGGATCTGGCTGACTGGCTGGATTGAGGACATCCCGCTGGAGGATTGGGAACAGACCATGGATGTGAATCTGACCGGGCCATTTTTGACATCCCAGTATTTTGCAAAAATCAATCTGGCCAAGAAGCGACCGGGACGGATTATCAATGTGAATTCCCAGGCGGCCTTTAACGGCTCTACCACTGGCCATGCCCATTATGCCGCCAGCAAAGCCGGGATGGTGGCACTGACGATTTCCATGGCCCGGGAGCTGTCGTCCAAAGGGATTACCGTCAACGGCATCGCCCTGGGGGTGGTCAATACCGACATGATCCGGGACAATATTGAAGCCAATCCCGGTTATTACGAAAGCCGGATTCCCATTGGCCGGGTAGCTCAGCCGGAGGATGTGGCCAACATCGTGGTGTTTATGGCTTCGGAACCGGCATCTTACCTGACCGGTACCACCATCGATGCCACCGGTGGGATGCTGATGCGGTAG